One part of the Nematostella vectensis chromosome 8, jaNemVect1.1, whole genome shotgun sequence genome encodes these proteins:
- the LOC5503898 gene encoding potassium channel subfamily T member 1 isoform X6: protein MKIVSCVLYVLRSVQDTDPNTATCYGCTSLDISNSTTWCCVKPADDSEHNWYSLLWVHRSYELWIVQTVIAFYSLLDTFLHCYLSYKGGSILSQIVSMRLFLEVILSVPFLISIFMSELRNIWIPLFLNCWLAKAALETMFNDLHRLVLHQQSALSQKVLILITTVVCILFTSVCGIHHLERASLQWSMMKTLWFVIVTFSTVGYGDTVPTHWTTQTFVMIMIGIALVLLPIELERLAFLLFSRQKEGGAYNHLLAGTDRHVVLCATTLRTGTLIDFLNEFYADSRLHDVHVVLLCPSDLDSTLRILLQVPVWAQRVTYLKGSALIDEDLVRARVENAAGCFILADRYAADREAADQHTILRTWAIQDFAPATPLFVQILKPENKFHVSFAEHVVCEDEIKHALLAVNCVCPGISTLVTLLLHTLHEQRGSEKWHEIYGKCAGNEIYDIRLGDSMIFRPYAYKSFTHAAFHAHKKYGVTLIGVKRHGKGGRLMLNPGPSHNMAYDDRCFYIAISSEEDTAFKKYEEPKKTKRLSSNHFKKNSFVTASSVALELRGDGSLAGDQSENIETIGMKHFDSSSNGVSQRHPPQDIEVEIETNRATYGTSTPSSPSGEYDEVERGPPRPTEGGLDGTARLKEVTFEVGDSRRSSASAFVPDESDMDSETGEMEIENLPSRIPNYIVGVLPVSPYIGRTPMRCHLYQTPKPFCCLRLNEDCEHREMSDSVRMHRQQHGGIIVSSPVAEAGLYNFILPLRAYHRPKITLKPIILLLGEEPNEDFLEAVCHFPMLYYMVGTINSLDNLLEAGCLYADSIVVVGQQRISSQAYGDEEHMADASTIVGVQTIYRLFPACTLIVELTYASNMRFMKFQAAPHHVTGESMASLRESTKRKMKERNKNSKDHLNYMFREPFSAGYVFSMSMIDTLLYQTFVKDYMITLISLLLGCEQSPGSGYLCSLKITADHLWLGTYGRLFQRLCSTTCEIPIGVYRTQCELEDCEDACPRGNKIEKRDINDIIGNRMKMLGLNEGPELKKKVGTSFVVVNPAPEFDLQEGDVIYLIRPTNMTGSTSSEESRDTELHLPITHRNPSTAL from the exons CTATGGATGTACTTCGCTAGATATTTCAAATTCTACAACGTGGTGCTGCGTGAAGCCGGCGGACGATTCTGAACA TAACTGGTATTCGTTATTATGGGTGCACAGATCGTACGAGCTCTGGATTGTACAG ACCGTCATCGCGTTTTATTCTCTTCTTGACACCTTTCTTCACTGCTATCTTAGTTATAAG GGCGGCTCTATCCTGAGTCAGATTGTCAGTATGCGTCTCTTTCTAGAAGTCATACTTTCCGTCCCTTTCTTAATATCG ATATTCATGTCAGAGCTGAGAAATATCTGGATCCCGTTGTTTTTAAATTGTTGGTTGGCTAAAGCAGCGCTGGAAACCATGTTT AATGATCTTCACCGGTTGGTGTTACACCAGCAGTCCGCCTTGTCTCAGAAAGTCCTGATTCTTATTACGACAGTCGTCTGCATACTCTTTACAAG CGTTTGCGGTATCCACCATCTTGAGCGAGCCTCGCTTCAGTGGAGCATGATGAAAACCCTGTGGTTTGTGATCGTGACGTTTAGCACTGTGGGGTATGGGGATACTGTCCCCACGCACTGGACCACGCAGACTTTCGTCATGATCATGATCGGCATCGCACTGGTGCTCCTACCGATAGAG CTCGAGCGTCTAGCATTTCTTCTCTTCAGTCGTCAGAAAGAGGGCGGGGCCTACAACCACCTGCTGGCTGGAACCGATAGACACGTGGTGTTGTGCGCGACGACGCTACGCACGGGCACGCTCATCGACTTCCTCAACGAGTTCTACGCAGATTCACGCCTACAT GATGTCCATGTGGTGTTGCTGTGCCCGTCCGACCTGGACAGCACCCTGCGCATCCTCCTCCAAGTCCCCGTTTGGGCCCAGCGCGTCACGTACCTCAAGGGATCCGCCCTCATTGACGAGGACCTCGTCCGAGCGAG GGTTGAGAATGCAGCTGGCTGCTTTATACTGGCTGATCGCTATGCTGCAGACCGCGAAGCAGCG GATCAGCATACAATCCTCAGGACTTGGGCGATACAGGATTTCGCTCCCGCTACGCCTCTATTTGTACAGATTCTAAAACCTGAAAATAAGTTCCATGTCAGCTTTGCAG AACACGTGGTGTGTGAGGACGAGATAAAACACGCGCTCCTCGCCGTCAACTGCGTCTGTCCTGGCATCTCGACACTCGTCACCCTACTGCTACACACCTTACACGAACA ACGCGGGTCCGAGAAATGGCACGAAATTTACGGGAAGTGCGCAGGGAACGAGATATACGACATTCGACTCGGCGACAGCATGATCTTTCGTCCTTACGCCTACAAGAGCTTCACGCATGCGGCCTTCCACGCACACAAGAA GTATGGCGTGACATTAATCGGCGTAAAACGTCACGGAAAAGGAGGTCGACTTATGTTGAACCCAGGCCCCTCTCACAACATGGCGTACGACGATAGGTGCTTCTATATAGCGATCTCAAGCGAGGAGGACACAGCTTTCAAGAAATACGAGGAGCCCAAGAAAACTAAACGCCTGAGCAGCAACCACTTCAAGAAAAACTCGTTCGTGACAGCAAGCTCTGTGGCCTTGGAGCTACGAGGTGATGGGTCACTAGCCGGCGACCAATCGGAGAATA TCGAGACAATAGGTATGAAGCACTTTGACTCCTCCTCAAATGGAGTCTCCCAACGACACCCGCCTCAGGACATCGAAGTAGAAATCGAAACTAACCGAGCGACATACGGGACGTCTACCCCATCCAGCCCTTCAGGAGAGTACGATGAGGTGGAGAGAGGCCCGCCACGCCCTACTGAAGGGGGTCTAGACGGGACTGCCAGGCTGAAGGAGGTCACGTTCGAAGTCGGGGATTCACGAAGGTCGTCGGCATCTGCGTTTGTCCCGGACGAATCAGATATGGACTCGGAGACCGGCGAGATGGAAATCGAGAATCTCCCAAGCAGAATACCAAA TTATATTGTGGGTGTTCTTCCCGTATCTCCGTACATCGGACGAACTCCGATGAGGTGTCATCTTTACCAGACTCCAAAGCCATTCTGCTGTCTAAGACTTAACGAG gaCTGTGAGCACAGAGAAATGAGTGACTCTGTGCGCATGCACAGGCAGCAACATGGAGGTATCATTGTGTCATCCCCGGTCGCCGAGGCGGGTCTTTACAACTTTATCCTCCCTTTGCGGGCATACCACCGGCCCAAGATCACATTAAAACCGATAATACTACTGCTAGGAGAAGA ACCAAATGAAGATTTCCTGGAGGCAGTCTGTCACTTCCCGATGTTGTATTATATGGTTGGAACAATAAATAG CCTTGATAACTTGCTGGAGGCGGGGTGTCTGTACGCGGATAGCATCGTCGTCGTCGGACAACAGCGTATCTCGAGCCAGGCGTACGGCGACGAGGAACACATGGCGGACGCCAGTACCATAGTAGGGGTGCAAACTATATACAG ATTATTCCCGGCATGCACCTTAATCGTAGAGTTGACCTACGCGTCCAACATGCGGTTCATGAAGTTCCAAGCGGCCCCTCATCACGTGACCGGGGAATCCATGGCGAGTCTTAGAGAGAGTACCAAG CGCAAAATGAAGGAACGAAATAAGAACTCAAAAGATCACCTGAACTACATGTTTAGGGAGCCGTTCTCCGCGGGTTACGTATTCAGTATGAGTATGATCGATACCCTTCTCTATCAG ACGTTTGTAAAAGATTATATGATAACACTGATTAGCCTATTACTTGGATGTGAACAGTCACCAGGCTCGGGATACCTGTGCTCG CTGAAGATAACCGCTGACCATTTATGGCTGGGGACCTACGGGCGACTCTTCCAGAGGCTCTGTTCTACCACATGTGAGATCCCGATAGGCGTATATAGAACACAATGCGAGCTAGAG GACTGCGAAGACGCGTGTCCGCGAGGGAATAAGATCGAGAAGCGCGATATCAATGACATTATCGGCAACCGGATGAAAATGTTAGGACTCAACGAGGGCC CTGAGTTGAAGAAGAAGGTTGGCACATCGTTTGTGGTTGTAAACCCAGCACCAGAGTTCGACCTTCAGGAAGGAGATGTGAT ATATCTTATCAGACCAACCAACATGACGGGCTCCACGTCATCAGAAGAATCACGTGATACTGAGCTCCACCTACCGATAACACACAGGAATCCCAGCACTGCGCTATAA
- the LOC5503898 gene encoding potassium channel subfamily T member 1 isoform X3, protein MSTTSRTAYGVPRLFPPLPPQLASHPRYKLRDLLSSDKTGDDKDRVRVEHYKHDKSFKERLRFYFVTNQRYSIRWQIFRFIMKIVSCVLYVLRSVQDTDPNTATCYGCTSLDISNSTTWCCVKPADDSEHNWYSLLWVHRSYELWIVQTVIAFYSLLDTFLHCYLSYKGGSILSQIVSMRLFLEVILSVPFLISIFMSELRNIWIPLFLNCWLAKAALETMFNDLHRLVLHQQSALSQKVLILITTVVCILFTSVCGIHHLERASLQWSMMKTLWFVIVTFSTVGYGDTVPTHWTTQTFVMIMIGIALVLLPIELERLAFLLFSRQKEGGAYNHLLAGTDRHVVLCATTLRTGTLIDFLNEFYADSRLHDVHVVLLCPSDLDSTLRILLQVPVWAQRVTYLKGSALIDEDLVRARVENAAGCFILADRYAADREAADQHTILRTWAIQDFAPATPLFVQILKPENKFHVSFAEHVVCEDEIKHALLAVNCVCPGISTLVTLLLHTLHEQRGSEKWHEIYGKCAGNEIYDIRLGDSMIFRPYAYKSFTHAAFHAHKKYGVTLIGVKRHGKGGRLMLNPGPSHNMAYDDRCFYIAISSEEDTAFKKYEEPKKTKRLSSNHFKKNSFVTASSVALELRGDGSLAGDQSENIETIGMKHFDSSSNGVSQRHPPQDIEVEIETNRATYGTSTPSSPSGEYDEVERGPPRPTEGGLDGTARLKEVTFEVGDSRRSSASAFVPDESDMDSETGEMEIENLPSRIPNYIVGVLPVSPYIGRTPMRCHLYQTPKPFCCLRLNEDCEHREMSDSVRMHRQQHGGIIVSSPVAEAGLYNFILPLRAYHRPKITLKPIILLLGEEPNEDFLEAVCHFPMLYYMVGTINSLDNLLEAGCLYADSIVVVGQQRISSQAYGDEEHMADASTIVGVQTIYRLFPACTLIVELTYASNMRFMKFQAAPHHVTGESMASLRESTKRKMKERNKNSKDHLNYMFREPFSAGYVFSMSMIDTLLYQTFVKDYMITLISLLLGCEQSPGSGYLCSLKITADHLWLGTYGRLFQRLCSTTCEIPIGVYRTQCELEDCEDACPRGNKIEKRDINDIIGNRMKMLGLNEGPELKKKVGTSFVVVNPAPEFDLQEGDVIYLIRPTNMTGSTSSEESRDTELHLPITHRNPSTAL, encoded by the exons CTATGGATGTACTTCGCTAGATATTTCAAATTCTACAACGTGGTGCTGCGTGAAGCCGGCGGACGATTCTGAACA TAACTGGTATTCGTTATTATGGGTGCACAGATCGTACGAGCTCTGGATTGTACAG ACCGTCATCGCGTTTTATTCTCTTCTTGACACCTTTCTTCACTGCTATCTTAGTTATAAG GGCGGCTCTATCCTGAGTCAGATTGTCAGTATGCGTCTCTTTCTAGAAGTCATACTTTCCGTCCCTTTCTTAATATCG ATATTCATGTCAGAGCTGAGAAATATCTGGATCCCGTTGTTTTTAAATTGTTGGTTGGCTAAAGCAGCGCTGGAAACCATGTTT AATGATCTTCACCGGTTGGTGTTACACCAGCAGTCCGCCTTGTCTCAGAAAGTCCTGATTCTTATTACGACAGTCGTCTGCATACTCTTTACAAG CGTTTGCGGTATCCACCATCTTGAGCGAGCCTCGCTTCAGTGGAGCATGATGAAAACCCTGTGGTTTGTGATCGTGACGTTTAGCACTGTGGGGTATGGGGATACTGTCCCCACGCACTGGACCACGCAGACTTTCGTCATGATCATGATCGGCATCGCACTGGTGCTCCTACCGATAGAG CTCGAGCGTCTAGCATTTCTTCTCTTCAGTCGTCAGAAAGAGGGCGGGGCCTACAACCACCTGCTGGCTGGAACCGATAGACACGTGGTGTTGTGCGCGACGACGCTACGCACGGGCACGCTCATCGACTTCCTCAACGAGTTCTACGCAGATTCACGCCTACAT GATGTCCATGTGGTGTTGCTGTGCCCGTCCGACCTGGACAGCACCCTGCGCATCCTCCTCCAAGTCCCCGTTTGGGCCCAGCGCGTCACGTACCTCAAGGGATCCGCCCTCATTGACGAGGACCTCGTCCGAGCGAG GGTTGAGAATGCAGCTGGCTGCTTTATACTGGCTGATCGCTATGCTGCAGACCGCGAAGCAGCG GATCAGCATACAATCCTCAGGACTTGGGCGATACAGGATTTCGCTCCCGCTACGCCTCTATTTGTACAGATTCTAAAACCTGAAAATAAGTTCCATGTCAGCTTTGCAG AACACGTGGTGTGTGAGGACGAGATAAAACACGCGCTCCTCGCCGTCAACTGCGTCTGTCCTGGCATCTCGACACTCGTCACCCTACTGCTACACACCTTACACGAACA ACGCGGGTCCGAGAAATGGCACGAAATTTACGGGAAGTGCGCAGGGAACGAGATATACGACATTCGACTCGGCGACAGCATGATCTTTCGTCCTTACGCCTACAAGAGCTTCACGCATGCGGCCTTCCACGCACACAAGAA GTATGGCGTGACATTAATCGGCGTAAAACGTCACGGAAAAGGAGGTCGACTTATGTTGAACCCAGGCCCCTCTCACAACATGGCGTACGACGATAGGTGCTTCTATATAGCGATCTCAAGCGAGGAGGACACAGCTTTCAAGAAATACGAGGAGCCCAAGAAAACTAAACGCCTGAGCAGCAACCACTTCAAGAAAAACTCGTTCGTGACAGCAAGCTCTGTGGCCTTGGAGCTACGAGGTGATGGGTCACTAGCCGGCGACCAATCGGAGAATA TCGAGACAATAGGTATGAAGCACTTTGACTCCTCCTCAAATGGAGTCTCCCAACGACACCCGCCTCAGGACATCGAAGTAGAAATCGAAACTAACCGAGCGACATACGGGACGTCTACCCCATCCAGCCCTTCAGGAGAGTACGATGAGGTGGAGAGAGGCCCGCCACGCCCTACTGAAGGGGGTCTAGACGGGACTGCCAGGCTGAAGGAGGTCACGTTCGAAGTCGGGGATTCACGAAGGTCGTCGGCATCTGCGTTTGTCCCGGACGAATCAGATATGGACTCGGAGACCGGCGAGATGGAAATCGAGAATCTCCCAAGCAGAATACCAAA TTATATTGTGGGTGTTCTTCCCGTATCTCCGTACATCGGACGAACTCCGATGAGGTGTCATCTTTACCAGACTCCAAAGCCATTCTGCTGTCTAAGACTTAACGAG gaCTGTGAGCACAGAGAAATGAGTGACTCTGTGCGCATGCACAGGCAGCAACATGGAGGTATCATTGTGTCATCCCCGGTCGCCGAGGCGGGTCTTTACAACTTTATCCTCCCTTTGCGGGCATACCACCGGCCCAAGATCACATTAAAACCGATAATACTACTGCTAGGAGAAGA ACCAAATGAAGATTTCCTGGAGGCAGTCTGTCACTTCCCGATGTTGTATTATATGGTTGGAACAATAAATAG CCTTGATAACTTGCTGGAGGCGGGGTGTCTGTACGCGGATAGCATCGTCGTCGTCGGACAACAGCGTATCTCGAGCCAGGCGTACGGCGACGAGGAACACATGGCGGACGCCAGTACCATAGTAGGGGTGCAAACTATATACAG ATTATTCCCGGCATGCACCTTAATCGTAGAGTTGACCTACGCGTCCAACATGCGGTTCATGAAGTTCCAAGCGGCCCCTCATCACGTGACCGGGGAATCCATGGCGAGTCTTAGAGAGAGTACCAAG CGCAAAATGAAGGAACGAAATAAGAACTCAAAAGATCACCTGAACTACATGTTTAGGGAGCCGTTCTCCGCGGGTTACGTATTCAGTATGAGTATGATCGATACCCTTCTCTATCAG ACGTTTGTAAAAGATTATATGATAACACTGATTAGCCTATTACTTGGATGTGAACAGTCACCAGGCTCGGGATACCTGTGCTCG CTGAAGATAACCGCTGACCATTTATGGCTGGGGACCTACGGGCGACTCTTCCAGAGGCTCTGTTCTACCACATGTGAGATCCCGATAGGCGTATATAGAACACAATGCGAGCTAGAG GACTGCGAAGACGCGTGTCCGCGAGGGAATAAGATCGAGAAGCGCGATATCAATGACATTATCGGCAACCGGATGAAAATGTTAGGACTCAACGAGGGCC CTGAGTTGAAGAAGAAGGTTGGCACATCGTTTGTGGTTGTAAACCCAGCACCAGAGTTCGACCTTCAGGAAGGAGATGTGAT ATATCTTATCAGACCAACCAACATGACGGGCTCCACGTCATCAGAAGAATCACGTGATACTGAGCTCCACCTACCGATAACACACAGGAATCCCAGCACTGCGCTATAA
- the LOC5503898 gene encoding potassium channel subfamily T member 1 isoform X5, translating to MQNSPRYKLRDLLSSDKTGDDKDRVRVEHYKHDKSFKERLRFYFVTNQRYSIRWQIFRFIMKIVSCVLYVLRSVQDTDPNTATCYGCTSLDISNSTTWCCVKPADDSEHNWYSLLWVHRSYELWIVQTVIAFYSLLDTFLHCYLSYKGGSILSQIVSMRLFLEVILSVPFLISIFMSELRNIWIPLFLNCWLAKAALETMFNDLHRLVLHQQSALSQKVLILITTVVCILFTSVCGIHHLERASLQWSMMKTLWFVIVTFSTVGYGDTVPTHWTTQTFVMIMIGIALVLLPIELERLAFLLFSRQKEGGAYNHLLAGTDRHVVLCATTLRTGTLIDFLNEFYADSRLHDVHVVLLCPSDLDSTLRILLQVPVWAQRVTYLKGSALIDEDLVRARVENAAGCFILADRYAADREAADQHTILRTWAIQDFAPATPLFVQILKPENKFHVSFAEHVVCEDEIKHALLAVNCVCPGISTLVTLLLHTLHEQRGSEKWHEIYGKCAGNEIYDIRLGDSMIFRPYAYKSFTHAAFHAHKKYGVTLIGVKRHGKGGRLMLNPGPSHNMAYDDRCFYIAISSEEDTAFKKYEEPKKTKRLSSNHFKKNSFVTASSVALELRGDGSLAGDQSENIETIGMKHFDSSSNGVSQRHPPQDIEVEIETNRATYGTSTPSSPSGEYDEVERGPPRPTEGGLDGTARLKEVTFEVGDSRRSSASAFVPDESDMDSETGEMEIENLPSRIPNYIVGVLPVSPYIGRTPMRCHLYQTPKPFCCLRLNEDCEHREMSDSVRMHRQQHGGIIVSSPVAEAGLYNFILPLRAYHRPKITLKPIILLLGEEPNEDFLEAVCHFPMLYYMVGTINSLDNLLEAGCLYADSIVVVGQQRISSQAYGDEEHMADASTIVGVQTIYRLFPACTLIVELTYASNMRFMKFQAAPHHVTGESMASLRESTKRKMKERNKNSKDHLNYMFREPFSAGYVFSMSMIDTLLYQTFVKDYMITLISLLLGCEQSPGSGYLCSLKITADHLWLGTYGRLFQRLCSTTCEIPIGVYRTQCELEDCEDACPRGNKIEKRDINDIIGNRMKMLGLNEGPELKKKVGTSFVVVNPAPEFDLQEGDVIYLIRPTNMTGSTSSEESRDTELHLPITHRNPSTAL from the exons CTATGGATGTACTTCGCTAGATATTTCAAATTCTACAACGTGGTGCTGCGTGAAGCCGGCGGACGATTCTGAACA TAACTGGTATTCGTTATTATGGGTGCACAGATCGTACGAGCTCTGGATTGTACAG ACCGTCATCGCGTTTTATTCTCTTCTTGACACCTTTCTTCACTGCTATCTTAGTTATAAG GGCGGCTCTATCCTGAGTCAGATTGTCAGTATGCGTCTCTTTCTAGAAGTCATACTTTCCGTCCCTTTCTTAATATCG ATATTCATGTCAGAGCTGAGAAATATCTGGATCCCGTTGTTTTTAAATTGTTGGTTGGCTAAAGCAGCGCTGGAAACCATGTTT AATGATCTTCACCGGTTGGTGTTACACCAGCAGTCCGCCTTGTCTCAGAAAGTCCTGATTCTTATTACGACAGTCGTCTGCATACTCTTTACAAG CGTTTGCGGTATCCACCATCTTGAGCGAGCCTCGCTTCAGTGGAGCATGATGAAAACCCTGTGGTTTGTGATCGTGACGTTTAGCACTGTGGGGTATGGGGATACTGTCCCCACGCACTGGACCACGCAGACTTTCGTCATGATCATGATCGGCATCGCACTGGTGCTCCTACCGATAGAG CTCGAGCGTCTAGCATTTCTTCTCTTCAGTCGTCAGAAAGAGGGCGGGGCCTACAACCACCTGCTGGCTGGAACCGATAGACACGTGGTGTTGTGCGCGACGACGCTACGCACGGGCACGCTCATCGACTTCCTCAACGAGTTCTACGCAGATTCACGCCTACAT GATGTCCATGTGGTGTTGCTGTGCCCGTCCGACCTGGACAGCACCCTGCGCATCCTCCTCCAAGTCCCCGTTTGGGCCCAGCGCGTCACGTACCTCAAGGGATCCGCCCTCATTGACGAGGACCTCGTCCGAGCGAG GGTTGAGAATGCAGCTGGCTGCTTTATACTGGCTGATCGCTATGCTGCAGACCGCGAAGCAGCG GATCAGCATACAATCCTCAGGACTTGGGCGATACAGGATTTCGCTCCCGCTACGCCTCTATTTGTACAGATTCTAAAACCTGAAAATAAGTTCCATGTCAGCTTTGCAG AACACGTGGTGTGTGAGGACGAGATAAAACACGCGCTCCTCGCCGTCAACTGCGTCTGTCCTGGCATCTCGACACTCGTCACCCTACTGCTACACACCTTACACGAACA ACGCGGGTCCGAGAAATGGCACGAAATTTACGGGAAGTGCGCAGGGAACGAGATATACGACATTCGACTCGGCGACAGCATGATCTTTCGTCCTTACGCCTACAAGAGCTTCACGCATGCGGCCTTCCACGCACACAAGAA GTATGGCGTGACATTAATCGGCGTAAAACGTCACGGAAAAGGAGGTCGACTTATGTTGAACCCAGGCCCCTCTCACAACATGGCGTACGACGATAGGTGCTTCTATATAGCGATCTCAAGCGAGGAGGACACAGCTTTCAAGAAATACGAGGAGCCCAAGAAAACTAAACGCCTGAGCAGCAACCACTTCAAGAAAAACTCGTTCGTGACAGCAAGCTCTGTGGCCTTGGAGCTACGAGGTGATGGGTCACTAGCCGGCGACCAATCGGAGAATA TCGAGACAATAGGTATGAAGCACTTTGACTCCTCCTCAAATGGAGTCTCCCAACGACACCCGCCTCAGGACATCGAAGTAGAAATCGAAACTAACCGAGCGACATACGGGACGTCTACCCCATCCAGCCCTTCAGGAGAGTACGATGAGGTGGAGAGAGGCCCGCCACGCCCTACTGAAGGGGGTCTAGACGGGACTGCCAGGCTGAAGGAGGTCACGTTCGAAGTCGGGGATTCACGAAGGTCGTCGGCATCTGCGTTTGTCCCGGACGAATCAGATATGGACTCGGAGACCGGCGAGATGGAAATCGAGAATCTCCCAAGCAGAATACCAAA TTATATTGTGGGTGTTCTTCCCGTATCTCCGTACATCGGACGAACTCCGATGAGGTGTCATCTTTACCAGACTCCAAAGCCATTCTGCTGTCTAAGACTTAACGAG gaCTGTGAGCACAGAGAAATGAGTGACTCTGTGCGCATGCACAGGCAGCAACATGGAGGTATCATTGTGTCATCCCCGGTCGCCGAGGCGGGTCTTTACAACTTTATCCTCCCTTTGCGGGCATACCACCGGCCCAAGATCACATTAAAACCGATAATACTACTGCTAGGAGAAGA ACCAAATGAAGATTTCCTGGAGGCAGTCTGTCACTTCCCGATGTTGTATTATATGGTTGGAACAATAAATAG CCTTGATAACTTGCTGGAGGCGGGGTGTCTGTACGCGGATAGCATCGTCGTCGTCGGACAACAGCGTATCTCGAGCCAGGCGTACGGCGACGAGGAACACATGGCGGACGCCAGTACCATAGTAGGGGTGCAAACTATATACAG ATTATTCCCGGCATGCACCTTAATCGTAGAGTTGACCTACGCGTCCAACATGCGGTTCATGAAGTTCCAAGCGGCCCCTCATCACGTGACCGGGGAATCCATGGCGAGTCTTAGAGAGAGTACCAAG CGCAAAATGAAGGAACGAAATAAGAACTCAAAAGATCACCTGAACTACATGTTTAGGGAGCCGTTCTCCGCGGGTTACGTATTCAGTATGAGTATGATCGATACCCTTCTCTATCAG ACGTTTGTAAAAGATTATATGATAACACTGATTAGCCTATTACTTGGATGTGAACAGTCACCAGGCTCGGGATACCTGTGCTCG CTGAAGATAACCGCTGACCATTTATGGCTGGGGACCTACGGGCGACTCTTCCAGAGGCTCTGTTCTACCACATGTGAGATCCCGATAGGCGTATATAGAACACAATGCGAGCTAGAG GACTGCGAAGACGCGTGTCCGCGAGGGAATAAGATCGAGAAGCGCGATATCAATGACATTATCGGCAACCGGATGAAAATGTTAGGACTCAACGAGGGCC CTGAGTTGAAGAAGAAGGTTGGCACATCGTTTGTGGTTGTAAACCCAGCACCAGAGTTCGACCTTCAGGAAGGAGATGTGAT ATATCTTATCAGACCAACCAACATGACGGGCTCCACGTCATCAGAAGAATCACGTGATACTGAGCTCCACCTACCGATAACACACAGGAATCCCAGCACTGCGCTATAA